From Streptomyces sp. TLI_235, a single genomic window includes:
- a CDS encoding penicillin amidase, whose amino-acid sequence MQRRPHPRRFAAATLAAALLAVFAPTATPTAAAAPTAPTDYCAGKCLDILPPGENGNATLAEILLNKVFGSRPAHTDDQLGPYANLAGAYPQLTEAQLRNFFNDASFGVPADQVASTTRPRSDVAIVRDKATGVPHITGTTRYGTEFGAGYAAAQDRLWVMDLFRHVGRGQLSGFAGGAAANRQLEQSFWQAAPYTEDELQLQIDAIAGQGDRARQALADATAYLDGINQYVRESYNGRYFPGEYDLTGHIDAMTNAGGIEPFKLTDLVALASVVGALFGSGGGGELASAQVRLAAEARYGTADGDRLWASLREADDPEAVLTLHDGQRFPYALPPDAPQGTALPDPGSVVPERMVHDATGTGTQTATTAPGLLPGNLLTAKHGMSNALLVSGAHTDDGHPVAVFGPQTGYFAPQLLMLEEIQGPDISARGAAFAGLSFYVQLGRGQDYAWSATSAGQDITDTYAVPLCTTDGSPAGLAADHYLWHGQCLPVERLERKNTWKPTTADPTAAGSYTLVMNRTNYGLVTARGTVGGAPVAFTSLRSTYRHEADSIIGFQMLNDPGAVHDAASFQQAAQNINYTFNWFYADSRDIAYYNSGTNPVRAAGVDAGLPVRAEPAYEWRDFDPAANTARYTPPAEHPHSVDQDYYISWNNKQAAGFAAAGFGNGSVHRGNLLDDRVKALIAGTGKASRVSLTGAMESAALADLRAEDVLPELLRVIRSAPVTDPALAGAVQKLETWKAAGGQRRETSPGSHAYRDADAIRTLDAWWPLLADAVFRPGLGDALFTALTGAVQINESPSGGQTGPTGGTASANESIPHKGSAFQYGWWSYVDKDLRSVLGDPVAGPLARPFCGGGDLAACRTALLDSLRKAVAQTPAQVYPGDADCSAGDQWCADSIVQRPLGGVTDPKSTWQNRPTYQQVVQFQAHR is encoded by the coding sequence ATGCAACGACGCCCCCACCCGCGCAGATTCGCCGCCGCCACCCTCGCGGCCGCCCTGCTGGCCGTATTCGCCCCCACCGCGACCCCCACCGCCGCGGCCGCCCCCACCGCCCCCACCGACTACTGCGCCGGGAAATGCCTCGACATCCTGCCGCCCGGCGAGAACGGCAACGCCACCCTCGCCGAGATCCTCCTCAACAAGGTCTTCGGCTCCCGGCCCGCCCACACCGACGACCAGCTCGGCCCGTACGCCAACCTCGCCGGCGCCTACCCGCAGCTGACCGAGGCCCAGCTGCGGAACTTCTTCAACGACGCCTCCTTCGGCGTCCCCGCCGACCAGGTCGCCTCCACCACCCGCCCGCGCAGCGACGTCGCCATCGTCCGCGACAAGGCCACCGGTGTCCCCCACATCACCGGCACCACCCGCTACGGCACCGAGTTCGGCGCCGGCTACGCCGCCGCCCAGGACCGGCTCTGGGTGATGGACCTCTTCCGGCACGTCGGCCGCGGCCAGCTCTCCGGCTTCGCCGGCGGCGCCGCCGCCAACCGGCAGCTGGAGCAGAGCTTCTGGCAGGCCGCCCCGTACACCGAGGACGAACTGCAGCTGCAGATCGACGCCATCGCAGGCCAGGGCGACCGAGCCCGGCAGGCCCTCGCCGACGCCACCGCCTACCTCGACGGCATCAACCAGTACGTCCGCGAGTCCTACAACGGCCGGTACTTCCCCGGCGAGTACGACCTCACCGGCCACATCGACGCCATGACCAACGCCGGCGGCATCGAGCCGTTCAAGCTCACCGACCTGGTCGCCCTCGCCTCCGTCGTCGGCGCGCTGTTCGGCTCCGGCGGCGGCGGCGAACTCGCCTCCGCCCAGGTCAGACTGGCCGCCGAGGCGCGCTACGGTACCGCCGACGGCGACCGGCTGTGGGCCTCGCTGCGCGAGGCCGACGACCCCGAGGCCGTCCTCACCCTGCACGACGGACAGCGCTTCCCGTACGCCCTGCCGCCGGACGCCCCGCAGGGCACCGCACTGCCCGACCCGGGCTCGGTCGTCCCCGAGCGGATGGTCCACGACGCCACCGGCACCGGCACCCAGACCGCGACCACCGCCCCCGGACTGCTGCCCGGCAACCTGCTCACCGCCAAGCACGGCATGTCCAACGCCCTGCTGGTCTCCGGCGCCCACACCGACGACGGCCACCCCGTCGCCGTCTTCGGCCCGCAGACCGGCTACTTCGCCCCGCAGCTGCTCATGCTGGAGGAGATCCAGGGCCCCGACATCAGCGCCCGCGGCGCCGCCTTCGCCGGCCTCAGCTTCTACGTGCAGCTCGGCCGCGGCCAGGACTACGCCTGGAGCGCCACCTCCGCCGGCCAGGACATCACCGACACCTACGCCGTCCCGCTCTGCACCACCGACGGCAGCCCGGCCGGTCTCGCCGCCGACCACTACCTCTGGCACGGCCAGTGCCTGCCCGTGGAGCGGCTGGAGCGCAAGAACACCTGGAAGCCCACCACCGCCGACCCCACCGCGGCCGGCTCCTACACCCTGGTGATGAACCGCACGAACTACGGCCTGGTCACCGCCCGCGGCACCGTCGGCGGCGCCCCCGTCGCCTTCACCTCGCTGCGCTCCACCTACCGCCACGAGGCCGACTCCATCATCGGCTTCCAGATGCTCAACGACCCCGGCGCGGTGCACGACGCGGCGAGCTTCCAGCAGGCCGCACAGAACATCAACTACACCTTCAACTGGTTCTACGCCGACTCCCGGGACATCGCCTACTACAACTCCGGCACCAACCCGGTGCGCGCCGCCGGGGTCGACGCCGGCCTGCCCGTCCGCGCCGAACCCGCGTACGAGTGGCGGGACTTCGACCCGGCGGCGAACACCGCCCGGTACACCCCGCCGGCCGAGCACCCGCACTCCGTCGACCAGGACTACTACATCTCCTGGAACAACAAGCAGGCCGCCGGCTTCGCCGCCGCGGGCTTCGGCAACGGCTCGGTGCACCGCGGCAACCTGCTCGACGACCGGGTGAAGGCGCTGATCGCCGGCACCGGGAAGGCGAGCCGGGTCTCGCTCACCGGGGCCATGGAGTCCGCCGCCCTCGCCGACCTGCGCGCCGAGGACGTGCTGCCCGAACTGCTCCGGGTGATCCGCAGCGCCCCGGTCACCGACCCCGCCCTCGCCGGCGCCGTGCAGAAACTGGAGACCTGGAAGGCCGCCGGCGGCCAGCGCCGGGAGACCTCCCCCGGCAGCCACGCCTACCGCGACGCCGACGCGATCCGCACCCTGGACGCCTGGTGGCCGCTGCTGGCCGACGCGGTCTTCCGGCCAGGCCTCGGCGACGCCCTCTTCACCGCGCTCACCGGTGCCGTGCAGATCAACGAGTCGCCCTCCGGCGGGCAGACCGGCCCGACCGGCGGCACCGCCAGCGCCAACGAGTCCATCCCGCACAAGGGCTCGGCCTTCCAGTACGGCTGGTGGAGCTACGTCGACAAGGACCTGCGGTCCGTCCTCGGCGACCCGGTCGCCGGACCGCTCGCCCGCCCGTTCTGCGGCGGCGGCGACCTCGCGGCCTGCCGCACCGCCCTGCTCGACAGCTTGCGGAAGGCCGTCGCGCAGACCCCGGCCCAGGTCTACCCGGGCGACGCCGACTGCTCCGCCGGCGACCAGTGGTGCGCCGACTCGATCGTCCAGCGCCCGCTCGGCGGAGTCACCGACCCCAAGTCCACCTGGCAGAACAGGCCCACCTACCAGCAGGTCGTGCAGTTCCAGGCGCACCGCTGA
- a CDS encoding dihydrofolate synthase/folylpolyglutamate synthase — protein MSDKAEQNPYTTRPSDDGATGPEAELRAVETELSNRWPENKLEPSLDRISALMDILGQPQNSYPSIHITGTNGKTSTARMIEQLLGGFELRTGRYTSPHVESVTERISLDGVPISTEKFVETYRDIEPYVRMVDEGQPVAMSFFEVLTGMAYAAFADAPVDVAVVEVGMGGSWDATNVIDAAVAVITPIGLDHTDKLGGTTGEIAVEKSGIIKPGALAVVAQQQLDAAQTILKRAVDVDATVAREGMEFGVIRREVAIGGQLVTLRGLGGAEYEDVFIPLHGAHQAHNAALALAAVEAFFGVGAAGGGQLDTDKVRRAFSGVASPGRLEVVRRSPTVILDAAHNPHGAEAAVAAIGEAFGFTKLVGVIGTSGDKDVSGLLEVFEPILAEVVITQNSTHRAMPVDELAALAVEIFGEDRVQVEPRLDDAIDAAVTLAEEEDLGGAGVLVTGSVITVGEARLLFGRK, from the coding sequence GTGAGCGACAAGGCCGAGCAGAACCCGTACACCACCCGCCCCTCCGACGACGGGGCCACCGGCCCCGAGGCCGAGCTGCGGGCCGTGGAGACCGAGCTCTCCAACCGCTGGCCGGAGAACAAGCTGGAGCCCTCGCTCGACCGGATCAGCGCGCTGATGGACATCCTGGGCCAGCCCCAGAACTCCTACCCGTCGATCCACATCACCGGCACCAACGGCAAGACCTCCACCGCCCGGATGATCGAGCAGCTGCTCGGCGGCTTCGAGCTGCGCACCGGCCGCTACACCAGCCCGCACGTGGAGTCGGTCACCGAGCGGATCAGCCTGGACGGCGTCCCGATCAGCACCGAGAAGTTCGTCGAGACCTACCGCGACATCGAGCCGTACGTGCGGATGGTCGACGAGGGTCAGCCGGTCGCGATGTCCTTCTTCGAGGTGCTCACCGGCATGGCGTACGCCGCGTTCGCCGACGCCCCGGTGGACGTCGCCGTGGTCGAGGTCGGCATGGGCGGCTCCTGGGACGCCACCAACGTCATCGACGCCGCCGTCGCCGTGATCACCCCGATCGGCCTGGACCACACCGACAAGCTCGGCGGCACCACCGGCGAGATCGCGGTGGAGAAGTCCGGCATCATCAAGCCCGGCGCGCTCGCCGTCGTCGCCCAGCAGCAGCTGGACGCCGCGCAGACCATCCTCAAGCGGGCCGTCGACGTGGACGCCACCGTCGCCCGCGAGGGCATGGAGTTCGGCGTGATCCGCCGCGAGGTCGCGATCGGCGGCCAGCTGGTGACCCTGCGCGGCCTCGGCGGCGCCGAGTACGAGGACGTCTTCATCCCGCTGCACGGCGCCCACCAGGCGCACAACGCGGCGCTCGCGCTGGCCGCGGTCGAGGCGTTCTTCGGCGTCGGCGCGGCCGGCGGCGGCCAGCTGGACACCGACAAGGTCCGCCGGGCGTTCTCCGGCGTCGCCTCGCCGGGCCGCCTCGAGGTCGTCCGTCGCAGCCCCACCGTGATCCTGGACGCCGCGCACAACCCGCACGGCGCCGAGGCCGCCGTCGCCGCGATCGGCGAGGCCTTCGGCTTCACCAAGCTGGTCGGCGTCATCGGCACCAGCGGCGACAAGGACGTCTCCGGCCTGCTGGAGGTCTTCGAGCCGATCCTCGCCGAGGTCGTGATCACCCAGAACTCCACCCACCGGGCGATGCCCGTCGACGAGCTGGCCGCGCTCGCCGTGGAGATCTTCGGTGAGGATCGTGTGCAGGTCGAGCCCCGGCTGGACGACGCCATCGACGCGGCCGTCACGCTCGCCGAGGAGGAGGACCTCGGCGGCGCCGGCGTCCTGGTCACCGGTTCGGTCATCACGGTGGGCGAGGCACGCCTGCTGTTCGGAAGGAAGTAG
- a CDS encoding nucleoside diphosphate kinase translates to MAEPTVPNPIPWSRTVSQRTLVLLKPDAVARGLAGEIISRIERKANWRLTALELRTFDRATLELHYAEHVGRPFYEPLLEFMTSGPSIALIVEGENVVPGIRALAGATDPLQAGPGTIRGDYATITRENLIHASDSDVSAEREIKIFFPAHA, encoded by the coding sequence GTGGCCGAACCCACCGTGCCGAACCCGATCCCCTGGAGCCGCACCGTGTCCCAGCGCACTCTCGTCCTGCTCAAGCCCGACGCCGTCGCACGCGGTCTGGCCGGCGAGATCATCAGCCGCATCGAGCGCAAGGCGAACTGGCGGCTGACCGCCCTCGAGCTGCGCACCTTCGACCGGGCGACGCTGGAGCTGCACTACGCCGAGCACGTCGGCCGCCCGTTCTACGAGCCGCTGCTGGAGTTCATGACCTCCGGCCCGTCGATCGCCCTGATCGTCGAGGGCGAGAACGTCGTCCCCGGCATCCGCGCGCTCGCCGGCGCCACCGACCCGCTGCAGGCCGGCCCGGGCACCATCCGCGGTGACTACGCCACCATCACCCGCGAGAACCTGATCCACGCCTCCGACTCGGACGTCTCCGCCGAGCGCGAGATCAAGATCTTCTTCCCCGCGCACGCCTGA
- a CDS encoding rod shape-determining protein MreB, translated as MANNLSFIGRDMAIDLGTANTLVYVRGKGIVLNEPSVVAVNTNTGGILAVGAEAKKMIGRTPGNIVAIRPLKDGVIADFEITERMLRYFILKIHRRRYLARPRVVVCVPSGITGVERRAVIEASAQAGARQVHIIEEPMAAAIGAGLPVHEPTGNMVVDIGGGTTEVAVISLGGIVTAQSLRVAGDELDNAIVQHIKKEYSLLLGERSAEQIKMSIGSAFALEGEKDEHAEIRGRDLVSGLPKTVVISAAEIREAIDEPVDSIIDSVKTTLDQCPPELAGDVMDRGIVLTGGGALLRGLDERLRRETGMPIHIAENPLDSVALGAGKCVEEFEALQQVLDAQPRR; from the coding sequence ATGGCCAACAATCTGTCGTTCATCGGCCGTGACATGGCGATCGACCTCGGCACTGCCAACACGCTGGTGTACGTCAGGGGCAAGGGGATCGTCCTCAACGAGCCGTCGGTCGTCGCGGTGAACACCAACACCGGCGGCATCCTCGCGGTCGGCGCCGAGGCCAAGAAGATGATCGGGCGCACGCCCGGCAACATCGTCGCCATCCGCCCGCTCAAGGACGGCGTGATCGCCGACTTCGAGATCACCGAGCGGATGCTCCGCTACTTCATCCTCAAGATCCACCGCCGCCGCTACCTGGCCCGCCCGCGCGTCGTGGTCTGCGTGCCCTCCGGCATCACCGGGGTCGAGCGCCGCGCCGTGATCGAGGCCAGCGCCCAGGCCGGCGCGCGCCAGGTGCACATCATCGAGGAGCCGATGGCCGCGGCGATCGGCGCCGGCCTGCCGGTGCACGAGCCCACCGGCAACATGGTCGTCGACATCGGCGGCGGCACCACCGAGGTCGCCGTGATCTCGCTCGGCGGGATCGTCACCGCGCAGTCCCTGCGGGTGGCCGGCGACGAGCTGGACAACGCCATCGTCCAGCACATCAAGAAGGAGTACAGCCTCCTCCTCGGTGAGCGCAGCGCCGAGCAGATCAAGATGTCGATCGGCTCCGCCTTCGCGCTGGAGGGCGAGAAGGACGAGCACGCCGAGATCCGCGGCCGCGACCTCGTCAGCGGTCTGCCCAAGACCGTCGTCATCTCCGCCGCCGAGATCCGCGAGGCCATCGACGAGCCGGTGGACTCCATCATCGACTCGGTGAAGACCACCCTCGACCAGTGCCCGCCCGAGCTCGCCGGCGACGTCATGGACCGCGGCATCGTGCTCACCGGCGGCGGCGCGCTGCTGCGCGGCCTCGACGAGCGGCTCCGCCGGGAGACCGGCATGCCCATCCACATCGCGGAGAACCCGCTGGACTCGGTCGCCCTCGGCGCCGGCAAGTGCGTCGAGGAGTTCGAGGCGCTCCAGCAGGTCCTGGACGCCCAGCCGCGCCGCTAG
- a CDS encoding rod shape-determining protein MreC: MRDTRESRLLLILLVAVAFALITVDIKGGEDSPLGGVRRAAAGLLGPVERGASGLVDPVAGTIRAVRDASTHQQRLDQITRENTELRQRLASSDTASGRTKQLDDLLRTAGNGGYTIKAAQVIAIGAAQGFSWTITIDAGSDDGLTRDMTVINGQGLVGRVTTVAPTTATVLLASDPGFTAGTRLEGSDEIGFAAGQGSSPMRVQLLNGRAQVKAGDRVVTFGSQSGRPFVPGVPIGRVVEVQATPGELTKTILVEPYVQFTRLDLVGVVVVPPRSDPRDGVLPPKPTAAAANPPAAPAQPTTAASTPAGGN; encoded by the coding sequence GTGAGGGACACACGAGAGAGCCGACTACTGCTCATCCTGCTGGTCGCGGTCGCCTTCGCCCTGATCACCGTCGACATCAAGGGCGGCGAGGACTCCCCGCTCGGCGGGGTCCGCCGGGCGGCCGCCGGCCTGCTCGGCCCGGTCGAGCGCGGTGCCTCCGGCCTGGTCGACCCGGTGGCCGGCACCATCCGCGCCGTCCGGGACGCCTCCACGCACCAGCAGCGCCTCGACCAGATCACCCGGGAGAACACCGAGCTGCGTCAGCGGCTCGCCTCCTCCGACACCGCGTCCGGCCGCACCAAGCAGCTCGACGACCTGCTCCGGACGGCCGGCAACGGCGGATACACCATCAAGGCCGCCCAGGTCATCGCGATCGGCGCCGCCCAGGGCTTCTCCTGGACGATCACCATCGACGCCGGCAGCGACGACGGCCTCACCCGCGACATGACCGTCATCAACGGCCAGGGCCTGGTCGGCCGGGTCACCACGGTCGCCCCGACCACCGCCACCGTGCTGCTCGCCTCCGACCCCGGCTTCACCGCCGGCACCCGGCTGGAGGGCAGCGACGAGATCGGCTTCGCGGCCGGCCAGGGCAGCAGCCCGATGAGGGTCCAGCTGCTCAACGGCCGCGCCCAGGTCAAGGCCGGCGACCGGGTCGTCACCTTCGGCTCGCAGAGCGGCCGCCCGTTCGTCCCCGGTGTCCCGATCGGCCGGGTCGTCGAGGTCCAGGCCACCCCGGGCGAGCTCACCAAGACCATCCTGGTCGAGCCGTACGTGCAGTTCACCCGACTCGACCTGGTCGGCGTCGTCGTGGTGCCGCCGCGCAGCGACCCGCGCGACGGGGTGCTGCCGCCCAAGCCGACCGCCGCCGCGGCGAACCCGCCGGCCGCCCCCGCGCAGCCGACCACCGCCGCCTCCACACCCGCAGGGGGGAACTGA
- a CDS encoding rod shape-determining protein MreD, whose translation MRPNRILLSAVLLLLGLVVQVSVLGRLQLPGATPDLLMLVVVGLALVYGPTGGCLAGFTAGLLADLAPPSDHAVGRYALVLCLVGYAAGLLRPEGGRQRSAVSALMVVAVAAVVSTGLYASVGALVGDTAARHVGLAGLVFSALLYDVLLAPFVVPAVMLLARRFDGGVSGAETEDPGASGLGSLARYKTTRESSPMPTSQRKKRSLGLARRP comes from the coding sequence GTGCGTCCGAACCGCATCCTGCTCTCCGCCGTCCTGCTGCTGCTCGGCCTGGTCGTCCAGGTCAGCGTGCTCGGCCGGCTCCAGCTGCCCGGGGCCACCCCCGACCTGCTGATGCTCGTCGTCGTCGGCCTCGCCCTGGTGTACGGCCCGACCGGCGGCTGCCTGGCCGGCTTCACCGCCGGCCTGCTCGCCGACCTCGCCCCGCCCTCCGACCACGCGGTCGGCCGCTACGCGCTGGTGCTCTGCCTGGTCGGCTACGCCGCCGGCCTGCTCCGCCCCGAGGGCGGCCGGCAGCGCTCCGCGGTCAGCGCCCTGATGGTGGTGGCCGTCGCCGCCGTGGTCTCCACCGGCCTGTACGCCTCGGTCGGCGCCCTGGTCGGCGACACCGCCGCCCGCCACGTCGGCCTCGCCGGGCTGGTGTTCAGCGCCCTGCTGTACGACGTGCTGCTCGCGCCCTTCGTGGTGCCCGCCGTCATGCTGCTCGCCCGCCGCTTCGACGGCGGCGTCTCCGGCGCGGAGACCGAGGACCCCGGCGCCTCCGGGCTCGGCAGCCTGGCCCGCTACAAGACCACCCGGGAGTCCTCGCCGATGCCGACGAGCCAGCGCAAGAAGCGGTCGCTCGGCCTCGCCCGCCGCCCCTGA
- a CDS encoding penicillin-binding protein 2 — MSNIPETGRTQRVTIRLVVLQILVLSLLATLGGRLWYLQIRTGSQYAAQAQGNHIREVVEPAVRGEILDASGRVLVGNETKLVVSVSRTSLLQQKDRGKAVLTRLAGVLGLQPKDVQDKVRLCDAKTPKPCWNGSPYQPIPVTQQATTQQAMQIMERREDFPGVTAQPTAVRRYTGVEGASAAQVLGYLSPVTDAEVTGTADKTGRERRLPSDQIGRAGLESVYDDDLRGTTGVDKLEVDNLGKVIGSAGTVPAQSGNNLVTSIDARVQKVVEDQLARAMADARKVYDKETHKNYEADSGAAVVMDVHTGRIVAMASAPTFDPNLWVGGISAKDYQALTDKGSNYPLINRAIQGLSAPGSTFKVISTTAAVQAGYSLDGHYPCPPSMTIGGRVFKNFEGESFGEISLEKALEISCDTVFYYLSYDQWLKDGGIRPKNPGDWFTKTAHQYGLGAKTGVDLPSEVAGRVPDRQWKQSFYDANKDSWCAQAAKGGHEYADEIARENCQDGNVMRAGDAVNFAIGQGDTLVTPLQMARIYAALANGGTLYRPTIGKAIMSPDGKLVRDIAPHEDGKIPAQGKLLEYIDQATAGVVVSGTAAWKFTGAGWPQNKIELHAKTGTAEVAGKQTTSWLTTYSDDYAVVMTISQGGTGSGGSGDSVRRIYQALYGVDDKGAIDNGKALLPKPQAELPKFNPDGTAIIKQASLTDGVTGSATDGFSGSRAFLDPAPATGTGGATLLALAALEPARAPGRSRG, encoded by the coding sequence GTGAGCAACATCCCGGAGACCGGACGCACCCAACGGGTGACGATCCGTCTGGTGGTGCTGCAGATCCTGGTGCTGTCGCTGCTCGCCACCCTCGGCGGGCGGCTGTGGTACCTGCAGATCCGGACCGGCAGCCAGTACGCCGCCCAGGCGCAGGGGAACCACATCCGGGAGGTCGTGGAGCCCGCCGTCCGCGGCGAGATCCTCGACGCCTCCGGGCGGGTGCTCGTCGGCAACGAGACCAAGCTGGTCGTGTCCGTCAGCCGCACCTCGCTGCTGCAGCAGAAGGACCGCGGCAAGGCCGTGCTGACCCGGCTCGCCGGCGTGCTCGGCCTGCAGCCCAAGGACGTCCAGGACAAGGTACGGCTCTGCGACGCCAAGACCCCCAAGCCGTGCTGGAACGGTTCGCCCTACCAGCCGATCCCGGTCACCCAGCAGGCCACCACCCAGCAGGCCATGCAGATCATGGAACGCCGCGAGGACTTCCCCGGCGTCACCGCCCAGCCCACCGCCGTCCGCCGGTACACCGGCGTCGAGGGCGCCAGCGCCGCCCAGGTGCTCGGCTACCTCTCCCCGGTGACCGACGCGGAGGTCACCGGCACCGCCGACAAGACCGGCCGCGAGCGGCGCCTGCCCAGCGACCAGATCGGCCGCGCCGGCCTGGAGTCCGTCTACGACGACGACCTGCGCGGCACCACCGGCGTCGACAAGCTGGAGGTCGACAACCTCGGCAAGGTCATCGGCAGCGCCGGCACCGTCCCCGCGCAGTCCGGCAACAACCTGGTCACCAGCATCGACGCCCGGGTGCAGAAGGTCGTCGAGGACCAGCTGGCGAGGGCCATGGCCGACGCCCGCAAGGTCTACGACAAGGAGACCCACAAGAACTACGAGGCGGACTCCGGCGCCGCCGTCGTGATGGACGTGCACACCGGCCGCATCGTCGCGATGGCCAGCGCCCCGACCTTCGACCCCAACCTGTGGGTCGGCGGCATCTCCGCCAAGGACTACCAGGCGCTGACCGACAAGGGTTCCAACTACCCGCTGATCAACCGGGCGATCCAGGGCCTGTCCGCGCCGGGCTCCACCTTCAAGGTCATCTCCACCACCGCCGCCGTCCAGGCCGGCTACTCCCTCGACGGCCACTACCCGTGCCCGCCGAGCATGACCATCGGCGGCCGCGTCTTCAAGAACTTCGAGGGCGAGAGCTTCGGCGAGATCTCGCTGGAGAAGGCGCTGGAGATCTCCTGCGACACCGTCTTCTACTACCTGTCCTACGACCAGTGGCTGAAGGACGGCGGCATCAGGCCGAAGAACCCCGGCGACTGGTTCACCAAGACCGCCCACCAGTACGGCCTCGGCGCCAAGACCGGCGTCGACCTGCCCAGCGAGGTCGCCGGCCGCGTCCCCGACCGGCAGTGGAAGCAGTCCTTCTACGACGCCAACAAGGACTCCTGGTGCGCCCAGGCGGCCAAGGGCGGCCACGAGTACGCCGACGAGATCGCCCGCGAGAACTGCCAGGACGGCAACGTCATGCGCGCCGGTGACGCCGTCAACTTCGCCATCGGCCAGGGAGACACCCTCGTCACCCCGCTCCAGATGGCCCGGATCTACGCCGCGCTCGCCAACGGCGGCACGCTCTACCGGCCCACCATCGGCAAGGCGATCATGAGCCCGGACGGCAAGCTCGTCCGCGACATCGCCCCGCACGAGGACGGCAAGATCCCCGCCCAGGGCAAGCTGCTCGAGTACATCGACCAGGCCACCGCCGGCGTCGTCGTCAGCGGCACCGCCGCCTGGAAGTTCACCGGCGCAGGCTGGCCCCAGAACAAGATCGAACTGCACGCCAAGACCGGCACCGCCGAAGTCGCCGGCAAGCAGACCACCTCGTGGCTGACGACCTACAGCGACGACTACGCGGTCGTGATGACGATAAGCCAGGGCGGCACCGGCTCCGGCGGTTCCGGCGACTCGGTACGCCGCATCTACCAGGCGCTCTACGGCGTCGACGACAAGGGCGCCATCGACAACGGCAAGGCCCTGCTGCCCAAGCCGCAGGCCGAACTGCCCAAGTTCAACCCGGACGGCACCGCCATCATCAAGCAGGCGTCCCTCACCGACGGCGTCACCGGCAGCGCCACCGACGGCTTCAGTGGCAGCCGGGCCTTCCTCGACCCGGCACCCGCCACCGGCACCGGAGGCGCCACCCTGCTCGCGCTCGCCGCCCTGGAGCCCGCCCGCGCCCCCGGAAGGAGTCGCGGATGA
- a CDS encoding rod shape determining protein RodA has protein sequence MTSYGSYRTVRLAPQRGSIARVLAKDSPLRRMDWIMILAALALSLGSSLLVWSATRGRDNLTHGDPQYFLYRHLTNALVGVVLGALTVGIGTRRLRTAVPFVYVGVLLLLGVTLTPFGSTINGQHSWIQFGGGFSLQPAEFAKLSIVMGMAVVLSARVDAGEREFPSSRSVVQALVMAALPMGVIMLMPDLGSVMVMGVVIMGVLLASGAARRWVFGLIGAGTVGAVVIWKLGVLSKYQIDRFAAFANPSLDPAGVGYNTAQARIAIGSGGLTGMGLFHGFQTTGQFVPEQQTDFVFSVAGEELGFVGGIGLIALLGVILWRACKIARQATDLYGTVLAAGVITWLAFQAFENIGMNLGIMPVAGIPLPFVSYGGSSMFAVWIAIGLLQSVRSQRPIGI, from the coding sequence ATGACCTCCTACGGCTCGTACCGCACCGTCCGGCTCGCCCCGCAGCGCGGCTCCATCGCCCGGGTGCTGGCCAAGGACTCGCCGCTGCGCCGGATGGACTGGATCATGATCCTCGCCGCGCTGGCGCTCTCCCTGGGCAGCTCACTGCTCGTCTGGTCCGCCACCCGCGGCCGCGACAACCTCACCCACGGCGACCCGCAGTACTTCCTCTACCGGCACCTCACCAACGCCCTGGTCGGGGTGGTGCTCGGCGCGCTGACCGTCGGGATAGGGACACGCCGGCTGCGCACCGCGGTGCCCTTCGTCTACGTCGGCGTGCTGCTGCTGCTCGGGGTCACCCTGACCCCGTTCGGCTCCACCATCAACGGCCAGCACTCCTGGATCCAGTTCGGCGGCGGCTTCTCGCTGCAGCCGGCCGAGTTCGCCAAGCTCTCCATCGTGATGGGCATGGCCGTGGTGCTGTCCGCCCGGGTCGACGCCGGCGAACGGGAGTTCCCCTCCTCGCGCAGCGTCGTGCAGGCGCTGGTGATGGCCGCCCTGCCGATGGGCGTCATCATGCTGATGCCGGACCTCGGCTCGGTCATGGTGATGGGCGTCGTCATCATGGGCGTCCTGCTCGCCTCCGGCGCCGCCCGCCGCTGGGTGTTCGGCCTGATCGGCGCCGGCACGGTCGGCGCGGTGGTGATCTGGAAACTCGGCGTGCTCAGCAAGTACCAGATCGACCGCTTCGCCGCCTTCGCAAACCCCTCGCTCGACCCGGCCGGCGTCGGGTACAACACCGCGCAGGCCCGCATCGCCATCGGTTCCGGCGGCCTCACCGGGATGGGCCTGTTCCACGGCTTCCAGACCACCGGCCAGTTCGTCCCCGAGCAGCAGACCGACTTCGTGTTCAGCGTGGCCGGCGAGGAACTCGGCTTCGTCGGCGGCATCGGCCTGATCGCCCTGCTCGGCGTCATCCTCTGGCGCGCCTGCAAGATCGCCCGCCAGGCCACCGACCTCTACGGCACCGTCCTCGCCGCCGGCGTCATCACCTGGCTCGCCTTCCAGGCCTTCGAGAACATCGGCATGAACCTCGGCATCATGCCGGTCGCCGGCATCCCGCTGCCCTTCGTCTCCTACGGCGGATCCTCGATGTTCGCCGTCTGGATCGCCATCGGACTGCTCCAGTCCGTCCGCTCCCAGCGGCCGATAGGGATCTGA